The following is a genomic window from Brienomyrus brachyistius isolate T26 unplaced genomic scaffold, BBRACH_0.4 scaffold70, whole genome shotgun sequence.
TTTGTTTCGCTCGGGCGCACCCCACGCCCAAAAAATTACGGTGAGTCGGCCACTGGAAAGAAACATGAATtactcatttacattttacgcCGTTTTCCAATGTCGCAGGAGTGTTTTTCCTGTGTCCAGGTGGATACCTATGTATATAAGCGAGTTACTTACCTATGAAAAGTACCAGTAAAGCATTTGAAAGGCGTTTCCTGCAAATATCACTTCAAAGTCCAGGCTTGAAAATGAAGTTGTTTGTCTGTTGCCTGATTGCCGCTGTGTTTAATGCAGTGACCTGCGCCTCAATGGAGAACAAATTAATGAGGTTCAAAGTAGACGAAGTTCTTAAGGATCTCAACCGGTTGAAGAAGGTACAACAGGTAGGTTTTGTGTCTGGACATTTAAGTTAGGCTATTTGGTGCATTTTCAAATCCTTTTTAAATAGTACGATTGtgacttttttattattatttgattgcgattaaaaaaaaataactgtttTTATTCTCTGTCACTGTAGGACACAAGTTTGATGCTGAACATTCCAAGTGATTATGAAGTAAGTTTTTTATTACTCTTAAATATACACCTAGTTATATTGCTCATTATGTGACATATATAGCAGCCTTGCCTGCATTTAAATATGTGCACGTGTAAGACTAAAATGTGTTGAATGTTACTGGTGCAGTCTTAGAAAGTCAATGACTCATAGTTTGTTATGTGCCCACATACACTACAAGAATGCAAATTACTGTATTGGTTATTAAGATATAGTTTAAATGGCTTTGCGATGTAGTATAAATGTTTCCATTCCGACATTTTAAactttagtctttttttttttttttaaataaaacatgcaaTGATGCACATAATATTAAATTGTTACAAAATATCATCTGATTGTTGGCAAACATATCTAGGCCATTCGGGATATTTACAATGATATGTAGTCTGAGCAAAAATACTGTTTTGTTGCAATTTCCATCAATAACCATAACGGTATAGGTACAACTACTCAGATAGTGACTCAAAAAATGCAGCCTGACATTTGAAAACAACTCATTTATGTCTAAATAAGTTAAGGCAGTTACAGTAAATGGATCATACATGCTATTGTATCTCAGGAACCTCTTCCAATGTGTCAAACTGAAAAGGAAACAATGCAAACCTCAGATAGTACTGGGGGCCACGTTCTGATTCCAGAAACTTGATGAGTAATTAAACAGCTTCGACTTGAGCttactgcctcgtgcccattgcttccgggataggctccggaccccccgcgacccagtaggataagcggtttagaaaatgaatggatggacttGAGCTTACATTGGTTCTCTTCTTTGGCCTGGTCCAAAAGCAGCCATTTTAAATCTAAAATCTTATGTTTATTGTGGTTATTTTATGCATTCGCCTCACTGCTGGGGTCATCTAAAGTAATTTGATGCGACTTAAGCAAACTCAGTTACTTTCTTTgctcctcccctccccctgcaaaaaaaaaccagCTTATTTTTCTACAACCTCAGTTAACCAGCCATCTATTTTTTTTATCAGGATGTGTGTAAGAcgtatatacattttatttatttgtcgggagcttttatccaaagcaacttacaGAAGAGGGAAGGGTTACAACTTATTTTATAATCGCAGGGGGCGCACAGAAGTTGCACAAGTTTGGTACACAAGGACCTTTTCTGGATTTCTTTGCCCTAAAGCTGGCTACATTTGCAATAAATTATAGTGCTTCAACAAGAGCTTCaatgtttgaaaaataaaaacaagacaaaaaGGTATTTAAATTATACGTGGGTATATATACCATCGACCCtgatagaggatggatggatggacagctaTGTTAGATACATTTTCACAAACGTATGGCAGTGTAGTGTCTTCAGACATAGCTACACTCACTCTTACTTCTCGACCAGAGTTGACACTAAGCAACCACATCCTGAAAACAGGATGCCTCCACTGTCTTACTGCATTGCTGGCGGTTAAATTAACCTTCTTCTCTTTCCACACAGGAAAACTGCTCTCTGTCTGCATTGGACTGCTTCGGGAAGAACCTGACACTTCTGCAAGGCTCACAAACACTCATCAGTAAAATCAGTACCAGCCTTAAGAGTAAACTGATCGTAAGTCGCTTGGCTACCTTAAACCACCCAGACACCTTTGCATGCTGTGCACATTGTGGTCGGTCTGCTCACACCGTCCTTACGTACCGTTTCAGGTGAAGGCTGTCAATTCCAGGCACAAAAAAGATGGGAAGGTGAGCAATTATAGATCTATAGATATTTCATATGCTACTTCTTGTAATACTATTTGTGACAGGGGAAAAAGAaacgttatttttaattaaaagtttCCATTTTCTCGTTTTACGCTGCAGACATTGCGCTCGTAGCTGCTGAAAGTTCAACTGAAATTTTCAAAATCAATTCATCCAATTTTTGTTCATCCTCTAGGTTGCTAATTGCCTGGCCTGTGGCTCTTACCCAAAGAATGACAGCAAGAAGTTTCTAGAAGAGCTTGGATCAGTGCTGCAAAAAGTATGTATTGCTAACATGTCTACAGCATAttttagagagacagacagacagatagacagacagatagacagatggTAGGTATATACCTACCTAGTATGTACCAATCGTGATAATTCTAAACAATTAGCATGATAGTATGAGCGAAAAAGAAAGATAAAGATACGGGACAGAACAGTATAATGCAGTGTGTGGTACAGAATAAGTTTTTCAttctttttgttttatctgAAAATGTCATTTGACAAACTCCACATAACATGCTGCACTTGTACGGTAAACCATGTAATGTAGAACGTGCATGTTTGCCCTTTTAAAGCAAACTGTTCTTGGCAAATATTTCATTGTGGAAATCATTCTCAGGTAAAGAGGGAATGGTAGGTATATACAAATCTACATTACCATATAGGTAATTACTACATATATAGTATAGGTCTTTATAGTAATGTAGATTAGTGTATACCTACCGTTCGCTCTCATGTACTGTCAGTTTACTATAAAGTGAGAGGAAAGCAGTAGTGTGTTATTGCAgctaaattaattttatttcttgATAACTGAATGGaaaatgaatgtgtgtgtgccatAGTAATGAATCATATAGGCCTATATACTCATTTAATTCACAAGGGCGTTGATCGTGATAATTGTAAACAATTAGTATGACAGTATGAGAGAAAAAGAACGACACAGATTCGGGACAGAACAGTATAATGCAGTGTGTGGTACAGAGCAAGCTCGTTTTCATTCTTTTTGTTTGATCAGAAAACGTCGTCATTTTACACACTCCACGTAACACGCTGCACTTATATAAACCATGTGACGTAGAACGTGCTTGTGTGCCCTTTTTAAAGCAAACTGTTCTTGGCAAATATTTAATTATGGAAATCATTCTCAGGCAAATTCCCGGTTGATGGAGACATCCTGAACCGTCTAAGAAGGATGATGTCTGACACTACCACGAGACCCCTGGACACAGTTGTCATCTCCAgtgctatttatttattatttatttataaaaggcATATATAGTCGTTTTTAAGCTAAGTTGcaatttaaaataatgtttCTAGGGCAGACGATAAGGAAAGATTCTTCAATTGGTCTCAAAGATAATACGGTCTTACGTCGAATTACGCCTGATCCAGTAGGACGTTAGCGGGTGTGCTGCTTAGAGTAACAGGTGCGGGAGAACGGGCAGCATTGCCAGCCGGATACTGTAACGGCTAACTCTCCATATCTAACTTGTAATTCAGCATGCGTACATTAATGTATTCGTGATGGACAGCTATAATATCGAGATTGCTGAAATTGCCCAAATTGATATGAATCCGGTGATCTAGGTCACAAATAAGAACAGAAGTCGACGAAAGGCTGTATTCACAACAGTTCAATACATTCACGTATTGAAGGAAGTGCATGCatagtaaaataataaaagacgCAAATTACGGATAAACGTTTACATTTAAAAGTCCATTTAACTTTTATAGATACAGAAATGATCAGCTCTGCAAATAAGTTACATCGTTGTATAGCTTCAGCATCATTTATTGTCTGGATTCCTGAGCTCATTTTGCTATAAGATGCTTTAGTGCCATCTACAGGTCACTGTGCTCCTTTGCACAGCCTAGACCAGTGGCCTACCACTTCCGCCTTAACGCGTGTCATTTTACTTACAGTATTAAGTTATTTATTGTCGTGGAACTGTTTTCTTTTGACAAGTATGTGCTTCAAAACAGTTTCTCAAGAGTTATTTATTGAAAAATGTCTCATACTGAGATATGTTGTTTGTATCATTATACAAAAATAtgaaataatatattttataatttattaataaatCGCTCTAAAATTTGGAACTGTGTCTTGTGTTGACATTTAAAAATTCTGATTTGAGAATCTTTGTCAgaagagaaagttgtgtgtgtgcaaagggTGTTTCTGTCCTCAGTGTAGCTTGTTTTTCGGGCCCCACTGAAAATTCTCCCACCAGTGTAGTGATTCTTTGTGAACAACAGGGGGCACCAAAACCTCACGTACCCAAACGGATGTCTGGTTTGAGTGCTACGAAACACTACAGTTGGCTGTTTTTACTTGGTTTGTTCTTTGGAATGAAACTCAGTTTATGCCATAATCCAAAATTATTTAGCATTCATACACCACCAAAAAAGGCTattaatttgtacctttgctgtcACGGGGCTGTACCCACAAGGGTCAATATaccttttaagatacagagtatgaggaacatttttgtaccattggggatACAgtgatgttgtttgtaccttggggatgttactcagagtccatttctgtaccttaaaaagtACATTAACCTACAGCTGTAGGGtataattggcagacccttcaGGGTGCAGCCCcaatgacaagcaaaggtactaTTTTTTCTGAAAGTGTAAGGCTGTACAATATAAACTGACCAATATTCCAGCGGGCCACAAAACACCTGGGATTTTCCAAAAAGAAAAGATATATTTTCAATCCTTTACAAACCCTCACATTTGTGCCTTCTGTTCACACCTGAAAATGCCTTGTTAGTGTGTTAAAaacaacattttatttttttgtaacacAAATTGAAGTAGTATATGAAATATCTAGAGGGGAGATCTACAGTGGCTCACATTCAAATCTTTACTGCACCTGGAACTGACAGCTTGAACCTGAAACGATGCGTCAAGGCGGCGTGACCGACcacaattagcatagcatgcgCAGATGTCTGGCCAGTTTAAAGCGGCAAAGCTACTTACGATCAGGTCACTTTTAAGACTGTTACAGATTTTACTGATGAGTTTTTGCAGGCCATGCAGAAATGTCAGGTTTTTGCCAAAGCAGTCCAATGCAGACAGAGAGCAGTATTCCAGCGTAGAAACAGAGGAAAGTTAACTTAACCATTGGCACTGAAGTAACAGTGGAGGCACCCTGTTCACTGCGCATGGTAGATGAGCATCAACTGCACACTGCCATACGTTTCTGAATAtgtattatataatttatatacactatatggacaagaGTATAGGGGCACAACTGTCAATCATTAAATTCATGTGTTTCATTCatacccattgccacaggtgtatagattcaagcacctagccatgcagtcaggtttacaaacatctgTGATAGAATGgcttgttctgaagagctcagtgacatTAAGCACgttactgtcataggatgctgCCTTTGTAATAATcactttgtgaaatttcttctatgttagatattccatggtcaactgcaagtggtattattgcaaaatgGAAGCGTGCCCCTCTATGAATcgccaccttatcgtggtggaggcgTTTGTGTGCCTCTATGATCCTAGGAGTTATGTTGTGGGGATCACTGCCCCTGGTTGGGTCTTCCAAGGGAATTTGGTCCTAGGTCAGGCTAAGTGAGGTTCAAACAGACTCCCATAAGGGTTAATATAAAAGGACTGTATTTCCCCGCCTGGACTGGGGGGACCAGGGCCttgccctggagccaggcctgcggTGGGAGCTCAAGGGCAAGCGCTTATAGTACGGGGCCTAGCCAGGCATACCCCAAAAAAATAACCTGAGGGATGCATGGAGGTCGGTTGCAATGTAGATCGGATGGCAGTAGAAGACATGAACCTCGGTGGACCAATCTTTCACTACCAAAACTAGCTTTAGGTACATGgaacctctctggtgggaaaggagcctgagctggcatgggaggtagagagatacaGACTAAATATAGCTGCGCTCACCTTGACGCACAGCTCAAATTCTGGAACCAAACTCCaggagaggggctggactctaTTACACTCTGTATTTGCCCATGGTGAATGGTGGCTGGCAGGGGTGTGGCTACTTATAGCCCCCCAGTTCGGTGCCAGTTCATTGGAATTTACCCCAGTGGAAGAGAGGGTCATCTCCCTTCGACCTCATGTTCGAGGATGGACTTTGATGCACACCAAACACCAGTTCGGAGTATCCGGCCTACTTGGAGACCTTGAAGGGGGTGCTGGAAGACACCCCATCTGGAGACTCCATTATTCTGCTGAGGAATTTTAATGCTCATGTGGGTAATGACAGTGAATCCTGGGTGTGACTGGGTGGAATAGCCTACCTGATTGTAATCCAAGGGGTGATGTATTCTTGGACTTTTGTGCTAATCAcgcattgtccataatgaacatcaCATTCCATAAGGGTGGATAAGGGTGTTCATAAGTGCAATTAGCACCAGAGCATCCAGTGCTTCAGTTTGATGATTGATTTTGTAATCATATCGTCGGATCTACATCCATATGTTTTGGACACACAGGTGAAGAGAGGAgctgagctgtcaactgatcaccacctggtggtgagttgAATCCAGTGACAGAGGAAGATGCCGGATAGACCTGGTAGACCCAGACGCATAGTGAGGATGTGCCGAGAACATCTGGTGGAGGACCCCGTCCGGGAGATCTTCAACTcacacctccagcagaacttctctccCGAGGAAGTCAGGAGGACATGGAGactgaatgggccatgttccgggACTCCGTTGCTGAGGTGTTGGTGCGGAATTGTGGCCGTAAAGTTGTTGGCGTCAGTCGTGGCGGCAGCCCCCAAACCCAGTGGTGCACACCTGCAAGCTCGGCCAGCTTGTGGAACTCCAAAATCAGCGGACAGGCACCAGCAGGCCAAGCAGGAAGTGGCTCTAGCAGTTGCTGAAGCAAACATTCAtgcgtgggaggagtttggtgaggctatGGAGAAGTACTTTCGGCCAGCTGACAAAAGGTTCTGTCAATCCTTCAGGTGACTCAGGCAGGGGAAACAGAACTTCACCAATGTTATTTATAACAGGAATGGACAGCTGTTGACCTCAACTGGGGATATAGTCGGGCGATGGAAGGAATATTTCGAGGATATCTAAGGTACCGCTGATACACCTTCCTCGGAGGAAGTAGAGCGAGAAGATTCAGAGGGAATCTCTGAGGCTGAGGTCACTGAAGCAGTCAATCAACTACTCGGTGGTAGGGTTctggggggtggatgagattcgccccgAGTTCTTGATAGCTCTTGATGTTGTTGGGCTGTCTTACCTGACACGCCTCTTCAACATTACATGGACATCAGAGACAGTGCTTTTGGATTGGAAGACTAGGCTATTGGTGCcaatctttaagaaaggggaccagaGGATGTTTAGGGAGATcgcactcctcagcctccctgggaaggtctatgctggggttctggagaggagggtccgtctGTTGCTTGAACCTCAGATCCAGAAGGAACAATGTGGATTCCATCCTGGTCATAGTAATGTGGACGCTGTGTCATTCTGTCTTGATAAAGAGGAAGCTGAACCAGATGGCAAAACTCTTAATTCACCAGTTAATCTAGGTtcttaccctcacctatggtcataagCTCTAGgcagtgaccgaaagaatgtgtaggaattattagctcaggtaaattttaatatctccaccaatatgttttgaaattaattaacttttaattaattattatttaatgctgattattaaccaattgttatgccgaatggtcggctcctccaaactcaattgcgaatccccgtgagtctgttaatgtgagacttaaatgggattcattaataaccagtatcgcttaataacctgggttagaaggctcgtccagcgagctgcgtcagcaggtaatgtaaatgatcggtagcgaagctcccctcacagcCGATGAGAGAGactctcgcgatatttcagacgagtttgaggtttcagagcgtagtagccagatcgcacagaggcagggactattgtgagca
Proteins encoded in this region:
- the LOC125726332 gene encoding interleukin-21-like isoform X1, translating into MKSTSKAFERRFLQISLQSPGLKMKLFVCCLIAAVFNAVTCASMENKLMRFKVDEVLKDLNRLKKVQQDTSLMLNIPSDYEENCSLSALDCFGKNLTLLQGSQTLISKISTSLKSKLIVKAVNSRHKKDGKVANCLACGSYPKNDSKKFLEELGSVLQKANSRLMETS
- the LOC125726332 gene encoding interleukin-21-like isoform X2, with amino-acid sequence MENKLMRFKVDEVLKDLNRLKKVQQDTSLMLNIPSDYEENCSLSALDCFGKNLTLLQGSQTLISKISTSLKSKLIVKAVNSRHKKDGKVANCLACGSYPKNDSKKFLEELGSVLQKANSRLMETS